From one Calditrichota bacterium genomic stretch:
- a CDS encoding family 20 glycosylhydrolase, with protein sequence MRQLHLMPWPAELTSGEGSFRLEQDFTIGLEAQGGLRAYAAATRALQRLAARTGLFFSQTVLSPESAPNAGALTITCKRAGQLRLGEDESYLLKVEPSNIRIEAETDIGVVRGLETLLQLLAADERGYYFPAVTINDRPRFPWRGLLIDACRHFMPVEVIKRNLDGMAAVKLNVLHWHLTEDQGFRVECHTFPKLHQLGSDGLYYTQAQIKEVIAYAAERGIRVVPEFDMPGHATSWFVGHPELASAPGPYAIERRWGIMDPTMDPTREQTYKFLDRFFKEMCALFPDEYVHIGGDENNGRQWDANPAIQQFMRKRKIADNHALQAYFNRRVLEILSRYGKKMVGWDEIFHPELPTSIVIHSWRGREAMIQSAQRGYRSILSNGYYIDLIQPTDFHYRNDPLPEDTPLTPEQQMLILGGEATMWAEFVTAENVDSRIWPRTAAIAERLWSPRQVKDIADMYRRLDVISLLLEEHGLTHERNFEAMLRRLSGGREVGPLRTLVDVLEPVKGYERSRRGTYTSFSPLTRVVDTAKPDAPVARRFREAVRSFLQSRDAQTRAELERHLRLWQGNHERLLPVIKASPILWEIEELSANLSRVASIGLEALAHMSGGQASPEWQRKVQSELEQCRAPRAETELMIVSAVEELVRACASGEPKAGR encoded by the coding sequence CATCTCATGCCTTGGCCAGCCGAGCTCACGTCTGGTGAAGGTTCGTTCCGGCTTGAGCAGGATTTTACCATTGGCCTAGAGGCTCAGGGCGGGCTGCGCGCCTATGCCGCGGCCACCCGCGCCTTGCAACGCCTCGCTGCCCGCACAGGGCTCTTTTTCTCGCAGACTGTCCTATCGCCCGAGAGCGCGCCCAACGCTGGCGCGCTGACCATCACCTGCAAAAGAGCCGGCCAGCTCCGCCTGGGCGAGGACGAGTCTTACCTCCTCAAGGTAGAGCCCAGCAACATACGCATAGAGGCAGAAACCGACATCGGGGTGGTGCGCGGCCTCGAGACCCTGCTCCAGCTCTTAGCTGCGGACGAGCGCGGCTACTACTTTCCGGCGGTGACCATCAACGATCGCCCGCGCTTCCCCTGGCGCGGCCTGCTCATCGACGCCTGCCGTCACTTCATGCCGGTGGAGGTGATCAAGCGCAACCTCGACGGCATGGCTGCGGTGAAGCTCAATGTGCTGCACTGGCACCTGACCGAAGACCAGGGCTTTCGCGTGGAGTGCCACACCTTCCCCAAGCTCCACCAGCTCGGCTCCGACGGGCTCTACTACACCCAGGCCCAGATCAAGGAGGTCATCGCCTATGCCGCCGAGCGTGGCATCCGCGTCGTGCCCGAATTCGACATGCCGGGACACGCCACGAGCTGGTTTGTGGGCCATCCGGAGCTGGCCAGCGCCCCAGGCCCCTACGCCATTGAGCGGCGCTGGGGTATCATGGATCCGACCATGGACCCGACCCGCGAGCAGACCTACAAGTTCCTGGACAGATTCTTCAAAGAGATGTGCGCCCTGTTCCCGGACGAGTATGTGCACATCGGCGGGGATGAGAACAACGGCCGGCAATGGGATGCCAACCCGGCCATCCAGCAATTCATGCGCAAGCGCAAGATCGCCGATAACCACGCCCTGCAGGCGTACTTCAACCGACGCGTGCTGGAGATCCTCTCCCGCTACGGCAAGAAGATGGTGGGCTGGGACGAGATTTTCCACCCGGAACTGCCCACCAGCATCGTCATCCACTCCTGGCGTGGTCGGGAAGCCATGATTCAATCGGCGCAACGCGGCTATAGAAGCATCCTCTCCAACGGCTACTACATCGACCTCATCCAGCCAACCGACTTTCACTATCGCAACGACCCGCTGCCCGAGGACACTCCTCTGACCCCAGAGCAACAGATGCTCATCTTGGGCGGCGAGGCCACTATGTGGGCAGAGTTCGTCACTGCCGAGAATGTGGATTCGCGCATCTGGCCGCGCACAGCCGCCATTGCCGAGAGACTCTGGTCACCCCGCCAGGTCAAGGACATCGCGGACATGTACCGACGGCTGGACGTCATCAGCCTGCTTCTGGAAGAGCATGGCCTGACTCATGAAAGGAACTTCGAGGCGATGCTGCGTCGCCTCAGTGGCGGCCGGGAAGTCGGCCCCTTGCGCACCCTGGTGGACGTGCTGGAGCCGGTCAAAGGATATGAGCGCAGCCGCCGCGGAACCTACACCTCTTTCTCGCCGCTCACCCGCGTGGTGGACACAGCTAAGCCAGATGCGCCAGTGGCACGCCGCTTCAGAGAGGCGGTGCGCTCTTTCCTGCAGAGCCGCGACGCCCAAACCCGCGCCGAGTTGGAACGGCACCTGCGGCTCTGGCAGGGCAACCACGAGCGGCTGCTGCCGGTCATCAAGGCTTCGCCCATCCTTTGGGAAATCGAGGAGCTGTCCGCAAACCTGAGCAGGGTTGCCAGCATCGGGCTGGAGGCTCTTGCCCACATGAGCGGAGGTCAGGCTTCCCCCGAGTGGCAGCGCAAGGTTCAGAGCGAGCTGGAACAGTGCCGCGCCCCTCGCGCCGAGACAGAGCTGATGATTGTCAGCGCCGTGGAAGAGTTGGTCCGCGCGTGCGCCTCTGGCGAGCCGAAGGCAGGCAGATAG